The genome window AGTTTAGCATTACCAATTGATATTTATTTAACTCTATGCAATAAATCCGTGTCAATAAAATGGGTTTTCTTCAACTTGTCAGTTTGGTTCTTAAGTAGGACATTCTGGTattattttgttctgcatttattgcttttaaattcccctttttaaaaaatgataaaactgctttaaaggaaagaaaaaaaacagtctgcACCTTTAAATTAACTTTGAATGAACATAACTAGCAAATACATTCTCTTAACCCACTAATTAGCCCGAGGACAACAATCCAAATCTTTTTGCAAAACCAGAAGTGAATGCCCTTACAGCCTGGAGAAAATGTATATTGAAACCTGAGTCATATGTTCGGTCACATTATGACACTTTACATTTAACAAATTAGTATATCAGTGCATCTCAATACAATATTATCCCCTGAAAACGTTattaaatttgcatttaaataactTTATAATACAAACAAACATTAGAACATTAGCAGTATTATAGAATACAATTTATTCGATCCACTTCAACACAAACATATATACACAAAGAAGAGAACAGTAAATTCTCTGAATAGATCACATTGTGATGATAGTTTGCTccattctttattaaaaaaataatcaagtacTGACAAAGACCAATCCAtctgctttcccttcttttcctctcatctCTTCCCCCTTTTCCCCAGAAATTTAATTTNNNNNNNNNNNNNNNNNNNNNNNNNNNNNNNNNNNNNNNNNNNNNNNNNNNNNNNNNNNNNNNNNNNNNNNNNNNNNNNNNNNNNNNNNNNNNNNNNNNNGCGGCGCCCCTCAATTGTAAGGTTACGTCCTCCTGCCTCCGCTGGCGGCAGGTAGGCGAAATCGAGCGCTGCTACCGCTCACGGGGCCGCGCGTTACTCTGCTGCCTTCCATCCACCGtgcgtggggctggggggcgATAAGAAATCAGCCGAATAACGGTGGGCGGGCGGTGAGCTGCGCGGGCGGTGCGCGCGTGGTCTTACGCAGCTGCTGGAGCCCCGGCTCCAGTTATCGGAGGTTTCGGTGCTGCAGGCGGGGTGAAAGCATAGCCAGCAGTTACCTGCACTCTGCTCACCTTTTCCTCTTTCGCCCCGCAGCACCGCACCCCCACCCATCTCGCTGCGCCCAGCCGCCAGCCCCagagcccccagccccagcccacgACACAGCTCTGAAACAGCCACAATGGCCTAAGAAAGCAGGTCCTACTCGGAACTGTATTGAATATACAGTAGTTCCTACTCATCCCTGATGGATTTTAATCCATGCACTAATAAAAgctctactaaaaaaaaaaataaataacagaggAATGATGCCGTTCATTTGGCCCACAGAGGGGGTGTGCAAGCAGTgaagaagcacagagcagcagtggaTGGAAACCCAAATGCAATCGAGCAGCTCAAATGAGCTACGCTGTGTCACAGACACAACTGATGCAGAACAAGATGACCTACCTTGTGATGGAGATGGGGGAACAGCCTGTGAACACCACGGCAAGTCAGACCAATTGAATGACTGCACTTGTATCACTGATGCTTTAAACTTATCCATTTCTGAAGATAACAGAAACGCATCAAATTATGAGATTCATGTACAACCTGAAGATGTATTCAACTATGCTAAAGGAACCATTGGAACAATTGGAATTTCAGCTGGAATATCTGGAAGTGAAGTGTCCTTTAAAAAGGCATTACCAGCTGGTGGTGGTCAACCAGATGGTAGAGATCCTCTGAGTCACTCCCACATGTCCCATGTCCTTCTGCACCATTTTCCTACAGGAGAGTTAACGAGCAAATGGCAGTTGATTGAACATGAGACTATACCAGAAATATCCCTCACTGA of Meleagris gallopavo isolate NT-WF06-2002-E0010 breed Aviagen turkey brand Nicholas breeding stock chromosome 10, Turkey_5.1, whole genome shotgun sequence contains these proteins:
- the LOC109369217 gene encoding uncharacterized protein LOC109369217 produces the protein METQMQSSSSNELRCVTDTTDAEQDDLPCDGDGGTACEHHGKSDQLNDCTCITDALNLSISEDNRNASNYEIHVQPEDVFNYAKGTIGTIGISAGISGSEVSFKKALPAGGGQPDGRDPLSHSHMSHVLLHHFPTGELTSKWQLIEHETIPEISLTESTDETTNKLTTCECVKGPSTGEQQADKFEEHHLEKLKAVNIGGKIQDLLNKNTFVSKTSTSTTAKHGCRQENFLLIDEYEDGCIFQNTEQTYVFKKSGPSRELLEGQGEALKCQEDNNEITSEMKVPKMNENDKSIPTIKKQYPSLHC